In Bradyrhizobium guangdongense, the sequence CCTACCACTGCGGCGAGGAGAACACAGAGCGCACCAAAGCCCAAGATCAATCGTCCACGGATTTTCAATTGCAAGAATGCCATTGCCAAAATCCCCAAAAGGCAGCTGCGAGCCGTTCTGAGGTAGGCTGAGCGTTAATCATAAAGATTGCGTCAACTGGTGATCCGTACTTGTACGCCTTTCAGTCAAAACGCGCTTACGTCTCACTCATTGGAATGCTCTGGTTTCCGAGTCATTTTTCCGCGAAACGCGCCTTGCAGCAATTGAGTCGTGGACGTCTGCTGTTGGCCGATTCCGTTGAAAAAGGGCGGCAGTATTTCATTGTAATAGCTTCGTTGCGACGAGGCCGAAATGCCCTATCGACCCTATGCGAGCCTCGGGGTGGGCATCGGGATCAGCTTGGCCATCTTTCGAAGGTTCTGGGCGGTTGCCGCGAGGATGAACTCGTCGCGCGCGCCGTTGGGGCCTCGTAAACGCAATCGGTCGAGCTTGAGAATGCGCTTCAGGTGGGCGAACAACATTTCGATTTTCTTGCGGAGCCGGCGCGAGGTGCCTCCCTCCCACGATCTCGCGATCTGGCGCGCCATGTCGCGAGCGCCTTCGTAGATCGAGCGCGGCACCCTCCGTGATGCCTGCTTGGGGCAACACTGACCCTTCAATGCGCATCGATCACAATCGCGCTTGCTGGCGAGGTAGAGCATGGTGGCACCGTCATTCACCAACGTTCCGGTCGTGGTAAGAACTTTGCCACCAGGGCAACGATAGATGTCGCCAGCATGGTCATAGGTGAAGTCGTCGCGCGAGAAGATACCGTCTGTGCGTGCCGACTTGTCGAAGACTGTAACGTGCGGCTCGATGCCGTGCTCATAGACCAGCCAAGCCAGCATCTCAGCCGAGCCATAGCCGCTGTCACCGAGGAGCCGGCTCGGATAGAGATCAAACCGCTCCAGCGAGCGCTCAATCATGCGCTTAGCGGCCAATACCTCGGCCTGCCGGATTGCCGTCGTTGCCTCAACATCGACGATGATCGCGTTCTCAATGTCGACCAGGTAGTTCGTCGAATAGGCGAAAAAGGCTTGGCCGCCGTGCGCCCCCGTCCAGCGCGCCGCCGGATCAGAGGGCGATACGAACTTCGGGGTAACCTCGGTCGCGGCTCCGAACGCGGCATCATCCAGGACAGCCAGATACTCATCGATTGCTCGGCCAGCAGCATCCGGCGGAAGTCCCTTATCGCCTTCGATTCCCTTCTGCCGGTTGGCATCGGCCTTGATGAGGCTCGCATCGACTGCAAATCCTTCACCACCGACCAGTCGCTCCTCGATGCAGCGGCGCAACACGCTCTCGAACACGCGACGGAAGAGATTGCTCTGCCGGAAGCGGCCATGCCTGTTCTTGGAGAATGTCGAATGATCCGGCACCGCCCCTTCCAGACCAAGCCGGCAGAACCACCGGTAGGCCAAATTGAGGTGAACCTCATCGCACAGGCGCCGCTCTGACCGGATGCCGAAGCAGTAGCCGATCAGGAGCATCCGGATCATCAGTTCGGGATCGATCGAAGGCCGGCCGATGCGGCTGTAGAAAGGCGCCAAGTCTTGCCTGATCTCTTGCAGATCGACAAACCTGTCGACCGATCTCAAGAGATGGTCGGAGGGAATATGCTTCTCCAGCGAGAACTCATAGAACAACGCAGCCTGTTCGACTTGCTGATGCCCCATCATGATCTTCAGTCCTGCCAATTAGACAGACTGAATCACTGCTATCCTTGAGTCGCAACACCGCCTTTTTCAACAAAATCGGCCCTTCTCGGAAGTCCGAGAACGTCCGCTCGCGCCGTTGTTGGGGGACAAGCGGACACCAGGTACGCCTACTCTCAGCGGCAGATTTTATGAGTACGCACCCTAGATGCGGTTGGGCTCGTCGAGATGAAACTCAGCGCTTGGCGTATAGCGCAAAACGTACTCCGTCATCAGAAGCCGTTTCAAGTGTCTGGTTATCGGCTCCGAGCCTAAAGCCGCCTTGGAATGCTTCTCCTCGCAAGTCAAGTGGACCATGAATGGTTGGATTTGTGTAAGAAGCGTCCCCGAATTTAGTTAGTTGACGTGTGAATATTTCAAGTTGACCGCCGGCTGGGTAATAGTCTCGTGTGCGACCTCTCGTTCTGCCTAGGTAGTAACCCGAGATGAAGTCGGCATGAAGTTCAGCATTGATGTCGCCCCATGTCGGGTTGCTGTCGCTCCACGGTATACCACTTTTTTTCACTGCATCTTCGATGCGCGCTCCAAAAAATTGGTAGATATGCGCACATTCGTGAGCGCAAATACCCGCGAGAGAGAACGCCCCATCGTCTTCCTGCAATAAGGTTTCAATTAAAGCTAATCCGAGAACAACGGTACCACTAGTGCCGTCCACGATCGTCTGTTTGGAAGCAAAAGCGTTATTGTCTCGTATGAACTTGATTCCGGGATTTATGTTAAGAACGCGAACGATACTTTTGAGCTCAGAGATAATCACTCTGTCGACAATGTCGCTTTGAGACCTGTTGTACAGTTGGTGGTCAAAGTACCGACCCGATTTAGAATCGGGATTGACGAGCAGTGGGGTCGGCTGCCTGGGCGAAGATGCGGCTAGAGAGGTCTCGCTAAAGTATGGTGATAGCGAGCCTACAATAGCAAGCTGGAAGACTTTTCGCCGGTTCAACATCACGGCTCCAAGGCAATAGCTAGGTACACACCCATTAACATCCTCCCTGGCCCTGGGAACACCGTAGTCGTTGATCGGCTGTGGACTCGCAATTTCCTAGTCCCTTGAAGCAATCAACCTTTCCTGTTCCGGAAAGAGAAGACGTTTGCTCAGCGTCTTTCTCCAAAGTATCCAACAAGTCACGCCTTGCAGAATCTGGCAAACGACATAGAGCTGGAAATTGAAAGCAGGCAGCTCGATATCGTTTAGCCGGTACACTATCTCCTGGGGTGAATGTTGGCCAAGCGTCTGTCAGTAAGTCAGGATTGAAATAGTTGAGAGTGATTGCCGCAGGTATAGCAAGAAATGTAAGCAGTATGAGCCATCGCAGCGGAAGCGCGGCTAGTACGCGTACCCAGAGCGGCATGCGTGTCGGATTGTCAGCCGCTCTGGGTGCTTCTCCGCGAAGAAATGGCACCCAGTACTTCTCGCAGAATAGTGGGGTCAGAAAATCGCTGTGTCTGTAGTTCTTGTGGAAACGAGTTACGGTCCCGGGTCTATTCCACTGGAATGCTCCGACAGATCCATATCCCCACCCTGCGCTTTCTGCGAGAGCTGGCCAAAAGTCACGAGTGCCGACCTCATTGATTAGGGGGTCGTCGAAGAGTTCAACGACTTTACTGAATTTGTAGTCTTCCCGGACAACACTCCCGGCAAAGATTATGCGGTGCCATTTGAATTCCGGATGCTTCATCAAGATTTCTGAGATGACATAAGTGCCAAAGCTATGGCTAATCACCGACATCTTCTCCGGGGGCTTTCCTTCCTTGCGTTTATAAAGCATCAGTGACGTGTTGATGTCCTCGACGACCCTACTTAGAGGATCACTCCGAAATAGACCGAATGGGGCAAGAAATCTAAGCGCTCCGAATCTTCCGAAGCTTGTAAGTCCAACTGCGAAGCCGGCACGCTCTAGTACCGGTGCAATTGTGCCCATCCAAGATGCGCGTGTTCGTATTCCATGTACAAGGATGACGAGGTGATTCTTAAGTTCCGCCGCCTTCCGGCTCGATGCGTCGGAGCGACGGATTCCGAGATTCGCGAGCCCAGCAAAGATGCCCTCGCGGTTTGATATTAGTTCTGTTTGGAACACACCGAAGGGCGCGGGAATTTCGTCTACGGTCATGTTAGGCGTCATGACCTGGACAAGTGCACCTCTCTCCCGAGCACGGTTAGCCTCCCAGCGCACCCAGTCCGATTGTGCAGCTTCAGGCGACCAGATTACGATTACGGCTCCGGCCTGGTCTATCTCGCGAGCTATTGCATCAGAGAATCTCTCGCCGGCGATCAACGAGGTGTCGTACCAAACGGTAAAACCAGCCTCCATGAGGTCGCGGGCCAAAGCTGCGACGATTCGGGCATTCCTAGTAGAATAACTTATGAAAATATCCGCCATGGCAAAAGCCAATACCCCCGCTTGGCGCTTCGAAGCTGAGTGAGTGTATCAGGTGCGGAGCTAAGCGGTAGGTAGTGCCTGTTCTTTTTGAGGTAGTTTGCCTAAGCCGTCTCCGCTCGGGGACTATGGTAGAAAGTTAACACGAGAGAAGCTGCGTCGAAGATGCCCATTCTGGCGTCCTCACTCTGCCAGGGTTTGCGCGGACGTGGGAGAAATCGCTCAAAGGCCGGTATATGCTTGGCGATGGCCATCGCGACAGCATCCTTGGTCACGGTTCCCAAATGTGAAAACTGTTCGCGGACCTCGGCGTGAGTGTGAAAGACTGGTTTGAGCGAATATCGCTTACAGTCTGCTGCGAGTGACTATTAAGTAGATTTGTTACGTAGCTTTCGATTTTTGTAAGAGCATCTTTTTTCTCGCTCAAATAATCGTACCGATCATAGATCTCGTCGAGATCGTTACGCCCTGCCCCGGTCACATGATTGAGCGCTATCTCTGCAATCTCGCGCGGCACCTTGAACCGCGCGAGCATCGACCGGAATGTCCGGCGAAGATCTCGTATCTGCCAGCCACTCACTCCCGAGCGCTTGTCGAGTTCCTTTTTGAATTTTCCCCAGGAGCCATCCTTGAAATGGTCGTCAATCAAACGCCCAGGAAAATAGTAGCGCGCGTTCGTCTTGTTACGATCGAGAATAGCGCGCGCTATCGGTAAAATCGGAATTGCATGCGCGCGGCCGTTCTTCGTGAACTCCCCAGGTATGGTCAGTATGTCGCGCTCTATCCATTGAGGCATTAGACGACCAATTTCGCCATTCCGGCAGCCCCAGAGAATAAGTAGACGGATCATGTCTCCAAACATCCCCTCGCAAGCATTCCAGACCTTGCGAAGCTCGTCGTCCGACAGGATGCGCTTTCCTTTCTTATCTTTGCCTGGGACTGGATAGCCATCGAGAGGGCTATGCTTGATGTACCGATGCGGCGGCCTCATGCACCACTTGAAGAACACGCGAAGCACGCGGAATGCATGGAGCCGTTCACTCGGGGTATCGGCAAGTTTTTTCAGATCCGCGCTTATGTGCTCGTCGGTGATCTCTGAAAGCAGTTTCATGCTGAGCAGTGGAAACTTTGTCGTAAGCAGACGCTTCGCCTCGTGTTTCGTCCTTGGTTTTTTGCTCTGGTAGTGATCTTCGATAAAGGTAGTCACTGCAACGTCGAACAGCACACCCGTCTTAACGACCGGTGCTGTAATCCCAAGCGTCTTTTCTGCAAGGATGCGTCGCGCTTCCTCGCGTGCCTTCGAGAGTGTCACTATACCGAAGCGGCCGAGCGTGCGGCGCTTACCGCTTCCGATCATGAGAATGAACGTTTTTGATCCCCCTTGGGAAACGCGTACGCCGAGCGGACTAGTCTTGTCCCAGACCGTAAGCTGCCCTTTCGGCGGCGGTTTGAGTGCGCGAAGGCTTACGTCAGTCAGATTGGCTTTCATTAGGCACCTCTAGGCACCGGCAAGTTCGTGTCGCCGCGGTTTACAGTGGCAACCGATGCCTAGTCGTACCGAGAGAAAAGCCTTCTGTCACAGGCACCTATGGTGAACCACGGTGCATTGTGAGCCAGCGACGTAGCAGCTTGGGAAGCTGCCGTTCTACCATTGAACTACGCCCGCCCGATGCGCGTATCGCGCACTCATCCTGATTAGCCGAGACGGTGTCCGGCGCCAAGAGCTTTGGCGCGTCAGGCCGTACCGATGTTAACGTCCCGGCAAGATTTTGGGTGCGCCGGATTGTGGCAGTGTTATGATCGAGCCTTGGGGAAGAAACGTGCACTGAGTGGGGCGTGTGCATGGTGGGGCGCGCTTACGCAATTTTCGACACGGCGATCGGCCGCTGCGGCATCGTCTGGAGCAATTCCGGCGTAGTGGCCGTGCAATTGCCGGAGGCGCGGGAGATCGACACCCGCCGCCGGATTTTCCAGGTCCATCCCGAGGCGCGCGAGCAGGCGCCGCCGCTCAACACCGAGCTGGCGATCGAGGGCATCGTGACCTTGCTGCAAGGCAGCGATCCCGATTTTTCCGACGTCAGTCTCGATGCCGGCGGCGTGTCGGCCTTCAACCGGCGCGTCTATGAATATGCCTGCACCATCCCGCGCGGGGAGACGCGGACCTATCACGAGATTGCCAAGGCGCTGGGCGCCTCGGGCGCGGCGCATTCGGTGGCGCAGGCCATCTCCCGGAATCCCTACATGATCATCGTGCCCTGCCACCGGGTGCTGGAAGCGGGCGGCTACGCCGACAGGATCTCGCCTTACGGCGGGGTGATCTCGAAGCGACGTCTCTTGTCGCTCGAAGGCGCCCATCCGATTGCCAGCAAGACGCTGTTCGATGTGCTGCTGCCCGTTGCTCCGCCGCGCGCGCCCTCCTAAATACCGGGGATGGATGCGACCACGCTGCTGACGTCAGACGCGATGACGGTCTCCGAGTTTCGCTGCGACGCGGGACCGGACGACCAGCCGTTTGCCGAGTGTCGCACCGGCCACTCCATCGCCTATGTCCGCGCGGGAAGCTTCGGCTGCCATTGCCGCGCCGGCTTCTTCGAGCTGGTGGCGGGCTCGCTGCTGGTCGGTGCGCCCGGCGACGAATACACCTGCACGCATGAGCACGTCTGCGGCGATGTCTGCCTGTCGTTCTTCCTCAGCGAGGAGCTCGTCGATGCTCTCGGCGGGCGGCGCGAGACCTGGCAGGTCGGCGCGACGCCGCCGCTGCCCGCGCTGATGGTGCTGGGCGAGCTCGCGCAAGCCGCGGCAGATGGCAACAGCGATCTGGGCCTCGACGAGATCGGGCAGCTTCTGGCCGCCCGCTTTGTCGAGATAGTCTCGGGCACGCCGCGCAAAAAGATGACGACGATGGCGCGCGACCGCCGCCGCGCGGTGGAGGCCGCGTTGTGGATCGACGACAACTCCCATGCCGAGGTCGATCTCGAACAGATCGCGCGCCTGGCAGGGCTGAGCTCGTTCCATTTCCTGCGGTTGTTTTCCAACGTGCTCGGCGTCACGCCGCATCAATATCTGGTGCGCTCGCGGCTGCGGCATGCGGCGCGCCTGCTCACGGAGGACGACATCGCGGTGACCGACATCGCCTATGATGTCGGGTTCGGCGACCTCTCCAATTTCGTCCGCACCTTCCATCGCGCCGCCGGCGTGTCGCCGACCAGGTTCCGGCAGGCCTCGAAGGGCAGGCGCAAGATTCTCCAAGAGCCGCTCGCCCTCAACTGACTAAGGTCGTCTTCGGCGCACGCCGCTTGCGGCGCGCTTTGCAATGGAGATGACCATGTACGACCATATCGGGCTGCGCGTTGCCGACCTCGACGCCGCCACGCGTTTCTACACCGCCGTGCTGGCGCCGCTGGGTTACGTGCTGTGCTCGAGCGGCGACGGCTATGCCGGCTTCGGGCCGAAGGGCGAGCCGGCGCTCTGGCTGCATCTGAACAAGGGCCGCAAGGCCGACGGCGCGCATATCGCATTTCGCGCCGGGAATCATGATGCGGTGAAGGCGTTTCACAGCGAAGGTCTGAAGAGCGGCGGCCGCGACAATGGCGGCGCCGGGCCGCGCAAGGATTACAGCCCGACGTACTACGCGGCGTTCCTGATCGACCCTGATGGCAACAACATCGAGGCGGTTTGTACGTGAGTGATCGCCACACGCAAAATTTCGTGGGGTGGGCAAAGCGTAGCGTCCCCACCATCACGTGCAAACAGCAATAGGTCGTGGGCACGGCGCAGGTGCGCCTTTGCTCACCCTACGGGATCTTTCTCCAGAGGAACAACATGGCCTCCATCCACAACGACATCGCCCTCCCCGCCCCGGCCCGCGACGTCTGGGATGCGGTGCGCGATTTCGGCGCGCTGCCTCGGCGGCTGGTGCCGGGATTCGTCACCGCTTGCGAGCTCGACGGCGATGCGCGCATCGTCACCTTCGCCAACGGCTCGGTGGCGCGCGAGACCCTAGTCGATTGCGACGATTCGCGGCAGCGGCTGGTCTATGCGATCAACAGCGAACGGCTGAAGCATTACAGCGCCTCGGTGCAGGTGATTGCCGATGGCGAGGCGAAATGTCGCCTGGTCTGGATCATCGACATGCTGCCGAACGAGCTTGCCCCTTACGTGCAGGAGCAGACCAAGGCGGCCGTGACTGCCATGCACAAGGCGTTTCCGTCGGGCTAGCCTTGTCCGATCCCCCGAGGTCAGCTGTGGCGGCCATCGCCGCCACAGGAACCGCTAATCGGCGGCCGAGAGCACCGGACGAACCGCCGGCTTCGTCTCGCGCGGCCCCCAGCGGGTCAGCACCACGCTGGAGCTCGAGAGCAGGCCGAGCACGACCATCGAGCTTGCGGCGAGCCAGAAGAAGTTTTGCGCGGTGGCTTCGTGCGTCGACAGCCACCAGCCGCAGGTCGCGATGTAGATCAGCCGCGCGGTCTGCGCCAGCACCGGACCGATCACCTTGGCCGCTCCCTGCGACGAGAAGTACATCGTCGAGGCGAGGCCGATGAAGGCGTAGAACGGCGCCACCGTCGACAGATATTGATGGCTGGTCGCGCGCACATTGGCGCTGTCGGTGAAGATGTTGACCCAGAGATCGGGGAACAGTGCGACGAGGCAGGCGGGCGTGCCGACGGCAACGAAGGCGCTCGCGCCCGCGATCCAGGCGATGCGGCGGGCACGGGCGATGCGGCCGGCGCCGACCGCCATGCCGATCATCGGCACGGAGGCGATGCCGAACGAGAACGCGATCGACGTCAGCAGAAATTCCAGCCGCGCGCCAATGCCGTAGCCGGCAAGGATCGCGGTACCGAACTTCGCCAGCAAGTGGGTGAAGATCGAGATCGTCAGCACCGATTGCAGCGGCGAGAAGCAGGCGATGGCGCCGACCTTCAGGATGTCGAAGAACATCGCCCATTGGATGCGAAGCCCGCGCAGCTTGGGGACGACGCGCGCGCGGCCCGAGAACAGATACCAGCCCATGATGCAGATGTTCATGGAATAGGCGATCAGCGCACCGGCCGCGACGCCGCGCATGCCGAGCTGCGGGACGGGTCCGAGCCCGAGGCCCAAGGTGCCGCCGAGCACGATCTGCCAGACCGCGGAGTTGAGGATCAACAGCGACGGCAGCTTCATGTTGCCGGTGCCGCGCAGCACGCCGGCCATGGTGTTGAGCAGCCAGGGCAGCACCGCCCCGCCGAAGAACACCTGCGTGTAGGCGATCGCATGAGTCAGCACATTGCCGCGCCCGCCGAGCATGGTGAGCACCTGGGACCCGAAGATCAGCATGCCCAGCATGAACACGAGACCGAAGGTGATGCCGATCAGGAGTGCATGCGCGGCCAGCGTCCCAGCACGCTCGCGGTCGCCGGCGCCGAGCGCGCGTGCGATGGCGGAAGCTACGGCACCGCCCATGGCGCCGCCCGACATCGTCATGGTCAGGATCACGGTCGGAAACACCAGCGCCATCGCGGCCAGCGCTTCGACGCCGAGACGTCCGATATAGGAGGTCTCCGCGATCACCACGCAGGTGCCGGCGGACAGCGCGACGACGTTCGGCCAGGCGAGCCCCAGCAGCGTGCGCAGGATCGGCCCGTCGGTCAGCGCACTCCGCACGGGGCGCGGGGACGGCGGCAGCGGACGTTCCTGCTCATCGACCGGGATCTCGGCGATGTCCGTCATTTCGTCTCCCGGGCAAATGCGCCATCTGCGGCGCGGCAATGCATAGGTGTGCTAATCAATTCACTCGCGCGAAAGGCGCGTCCGGCAATTGTTAGCACGCCGGCCGCCGATTCCTCCTGCGTCAGGTGCAGGCGTGCTCTGCGGCAGCGCATTTCGGACCGTGGAATTGCGGTCCTGGGTCAACTCCGCATCACGAATTTTGCGACGGCCCGATTGCGGAGCCTTAGTTTAGCGAAGCTTCAATTTTACGAAGCTTTGGCGGCGCGCTCGCGTTCGACGCGCTCGGTGACGTCGCGCGCCATCGCGACCGATCCGAGCACGTTGCCGCCCGCGTCACGCACCAGCGCGAAGGTCATTTCGATGTAGAGCTTGCGTCCGCTCTTGTGCAGTGCGCGGGTCAGCGTCGGCTTGCCCGCAAGCTTCATCGTACCGCTGGCGAGCGCGGCCTCAAAGCCCTTCCAGTGCGCGGCGCGCAGATGCTCGGGGATGATCAGATCGAGATTCTGGCCGAGCGCTTCGTCTGCCGCGAAGCCGAACAGTGCGGCGGATGCGCGATTCCATCGCATGATGGTGCCGGAGCGATCCGAATAGATCAGCGCGTCGGCGACGTCGTTGAGGATGTGTGCGTCGAGTTGATCGGTCATGGCGAGACCTCGTTGGATTTCATACATCCTGACACAAATTCGGTGTCATCGCCCGACTTGATCGGGCGATCCAGTACTCCGAGACGGCGGTGATCAAGTCGAGAAGCCGCGGCGTACTGGATTCCCCGCTTTCGCGACGCTTTCGCGGGGAATGACAGCGGAGCGCGAGGCTCACACTACACCCGGAAATGCTTGCTCAGCTTCAGGCCCTGCGCCTGGTAGTTGGAACCGATGCGCTGGCCGTACATGGCATCGGGGCGAGACAGCATCTTCTCGTAGACGAGGCGGCCGACGATCTGGCCGTGCTCGAGGATGAACGGCACTTCGCGTGAGCGCACTTCCAGCACGGCGCGCGATCCTTGCCCGCCGGCACCTGCATAGCCGAAGCCGGGATCGAAGAATCCGGCGTAATGCACGCGGAACTCGCCGACCAGCGGATCGAACGGAACCATCTCCGCGGCATAATCGGGCGGCACCTGCACCGCTTCCTTCGAGGCGAGGATATAGAACTCACCGGGATCGAGGATCAGGCTGCCGTCGGGGCGCGCCGAGATCGGCTCCCAGAAATCTTCCACCGCATAGCCCGAACGACGATCGACATCGACGACGCCGGTGTGACGTTTGGCGCGATAGCCGACGAAGCCACTGCCCTTCTCGCCGGAGAGATCGACGGAGACGGCGACGCCGCCCGTGAGATCGGCATCGTCGACATCGACCAGGCGCTCGGCGGCATGCAGGCCATCGAGCTCGTCGGCAGTGAGGATGGCATCGCCGGTGCGGAAGCGCACCTGGCTGAGGCGCGAGCCCTCGCGCACCAGCACCGGGAACGTCTTCGGACTGATCTCGGCGTAGAGCGGACCGTGATAGCCGGCGCCGATCATGTCGAAGCGGCGGGTGCCATCGGCGATCACGCGGGTGAAGACATCGAGGCGGCCGGTGGAGCTTTTGGGGTTCGCGGCAGCGACGATCTCCGGCGGCAGCGCGAGACTCTCCAGCAGCGGCACGATGTAGACGCAGTTGGTCTCCAGCACCGCGCCGTCGGCGAGGCTGAACTCGTGCAGCTTCAACTGGTCGATGCGCTCGGCGACGGTGGCGCCGGGACCGGGCAGGAAGCTCGCGCGCACGCGATAGGCGATGTCGCCGAGGCGCAGATCGAGGCTCGCCGGCTGGATCTGGCTTTCGACGAAATCGTAGGCGGGCAGGATAAGGCCCTCTTCCGCCATCGCCGCGATCATGCGGTCGGGCAGGATACCATTGGCGTCGGCGGCGACCGTGAAACTCAACCGGGAATCCTCGTCAGGGGGCAAACGCATCCGGACATGCGAAAATACCAGCATTTACGGCTATCCGATGGACGCCTTGACGGAAAGGGCATTGCGGAATATGAGCATCACTTATCCCGTGGTGATTTGAGCCGGCCGGCTTGCAGCCACGTTAAATAAGTCGCTAAACAGGCCGGGGACCTCTGTGATCCCGGCCCGTGGAGATATCCAGGCCGGTTTTTTTTGTGACCGTTTTTGACGAGACGGTCATATCGGAGGGTCCTATGTCGAAGTCGCCTGCTGCTTACCGCCCCGAAACCCGTCTGGTCCATTCCGGCACGCTGCGCTCGCAATATGGCGAGACGTCGGAGTCGCTGTTCCTGACGCAGGGCTACGTCTACAACAGCGCCGAGGAGTGCGAGGCGCGGTTCAAGGGCGAGGACCCCGGCTTCATTTACTCGCGCTATTCGAACCCGACGATCGCAATGTTCGAGCGCCGCATGATCGAGCTCGAAGGCGCCGAGGCCGCGCGATCGGCTGCGACCGGCATGGCGGCAGTGACGACGGCGATCCTGGCGCCGCTCAAGGCCGGTGATCACGTGGTGGCGTCGCGCGCGCTGTTCGGCTCCAATCTCTATGTGTTGCAGGACCTGCTGCCGCGCTACGGTATCGAGACCACCCTGGTCGACGGTGCCAATCTGGACGAATGGCAGCGGGCGGCGAAACCCAATACCAAGACGTTCTTTCTGGAGAGCCCGACCAACCCGACGCTCGACGTGCTCGACATTCCTGGCATTGCCGAGATCGCGCACCAGGCCGGCGCGCGGCTGATCGTCGACAACGTGTTCGCAACGCCGATCTGGCAGAGCCCGCTCGCGCTCGGGGCCGACGTCGTCGTCTACTCCGCGACCAAGCATATCGACGGCCAGGGCCGCTGCCTCGGCGGCATCATCCTGTCGTCGGAAGCCTTCATCGCCGAGCACATCCACAATTTCATGCGCCAGACCGGCCCGTCGATCTCGCCGTTCAACGCCTGGGTTTTGCTCAAGGGACTGGAGACGCTCGGGGTGCGCGTGCGCGCGCAGACCGACACCGCCGCGCGCATCGCCGACGTGCTGGCAAGCCATCCAAAGATTGCGCGGCTGGTCTATCCCGGCCGCGAGGATCATCCGCAGGCGGCACTGGTCAAGAAGCAGATGCGGGGCGGCTCGACGCTGGTCGGCTTCGAGGTGAAGGGCGGCAAGGCCGCGGCCTTCCGCGTGCTCAACGAGCTCAAGCT encodes:
- a CDS encoding PAS domain S-box protein → MTDQLDAHILNDVADALIYSDRSGTIMRWNRASAALFGFAADEALGQNLDLIIPEHLRAAHWKGFEAALASGTMKLAGKPTLTRALHKSGRKLYIEMTFALVRDAGGNVLGSVAMARDVTERVERERAAKAS
- a CDS encoding O-succinylhomoserine sulfhydrylase — encoded protein: MSKSPAAYRPETRLVHSGTLRSQYGETSESLFLTQGYVYNSAEECEARFKGEDPGFIYSRYSNPTIAMFERRMIELEGAEAARSAATGMAAVTTAILAPLKAGDHVVASRALFGSNLYVLQDLLPRYGIETTLVDGANLDEWQRAAKPNTKTFFLESPTNPTLDVLDIPGIAEIAHQAGARLIVDNVFATPIWQSPLALGADVVVYSATKHIDGQGRCLGGIILSSEAFIAEHIHNFMRQTGPSISPFNAWVLLKGLETLGVRVRAQTDTAARIADVLASHPKIARLVYPGREDHPQAALVKKQMRGGSTLVGFEVKGGKAAAFRVLNELKLAKISNNLGDAKSLVTHPATTTHQRLKPEVRAELGIGEGFIRFSAGLEHPDDLIEDLTAALEKA
- a CDS encoding 2'-deoxycytidine 5'-triphosphate deaminase, whose translation is MRLPPDEDSRLSFTVAADANGILPDRMIAAMAEEGLILPAYDFVESQIQPASLDLRLGDIAYRVRASFLPGPGATVAERIDQLKLHEFSLADGAVLETNCVYIVPLLESLALPPEIVAAANPKSSTGRLDVFTRVIADGTRRFDMIGAGYHGPLYAEISPKTFPVLVREGSRLSQVRFRTGDAILTADELDGLHAAERLVDVDDADLTGGVAVSVDLSGEKGSGFVGYRAKRHTGVVDVDRRSGYAVEDFWEPISARPDGSLILDPGEFYILASKEAVQVPPDYAAEMVPFDPLVGEFRVHYAGFFDPGFGYAGAGGQGSRAVLEVRSREVPFILEHGQIVGRLVYEKMLSRPDAMYGQRIGSNYQAQGLKLSKHFRV